In Akkermansia muciniphila, the DNA window GGAAATGCCCCTGCGCTTCCTGAACGTGCCGGTGGTGTTCCTTGCGGCGCGGGAGGTGCTGACCATTTATCCGAGCTTCGTGCAGGTGGGAAGCAGGTTTCCGGAGTTCCTGGACGGCGGAAGCTGGGACCTCTGCCGCTACCTTGATGCGGATGCGGCGGCGGAACCCATCAGTACGGATGCCGGGCGCGTGGTCGCCAGGCTGGAAAAGATCATCGGCGGGCAGGTGGTGAAGCGTGACGGGCGCTTCTTCCTGCAGCGCCCCGGCCAGGAGCCGATTGAGATGAGCCTGGTGGCGGAAGGCTTCAAAAGGCTGGGCACGCTGAGCTACCTGATCCGCAACGGTTCCGTGAAGAGAGGCTCCGTGCTGTTCTGGGATGAGCCGGAAATGAACCTGAACGCCTCCCATCTGCCCGTGCTGGTGAAAACCCTGACGGGGCTTGCCAAAACGGGGGTGCAGGTGATTCTGTCTTCCCACAGCCTGTTCCTGCTGCGGGAGCTGATGATTCAACTGTCCGAGCCGCGCAACGCGATGGTGCAGAGAAAGTTTTTCGGAATGAGCGTTCCGCGTGGAGACCGTTCCGGGGTAAGGGTTTCCTGGGGGGAATCCCTGGAGGATGTGGGGCCTATCGAGTCTCTTGAAGCGGAAATCGAGCAGGCGGACAGGTATTTGAAGCTGAGCTATGAGTCATAAGCCGTCAGAAGCTCATTACGTGGAGGGAGTCCACCGTTTCTGGATCGATGAAGGCTACGTCGTGTGCCGCATTGAGTGCTCGGACTATTATTCCCGGCAGGCGCAGAATTTCTGCGGGGGATGCAAGGAAATGGACTTCCTGCTGTACCATCCGGGACGCCGGGACCTGTGGCTGGTGGAGGTGAAGGATTACCGCTTTGATGCCCGGCCCAAGGTGGGGGAACTGGTCTGCGCCCTGAGCCGCAAGGTCAGGGATACGATGTTCCTGCTCCGGGCCGCTTCCGTAGCCGCTCCGGATGAAGAGCCGGCGGAGGGCGTCTCCCTGAGGGATTTTTCCATTCTGGCCTCGGAGGCGGAAACGCTTCACCTGGCTTTTCTTCTGGAGATGGGCATGGGCGGCGTCTGGACGGACGGCGGCCTGCTGGCGAACGTCAAGAACCTGCTGGTGGCTTCCATGCGTTTTCTGGATGCTGAGCTGATCTGCGCGCCGATCACGTATCCCCACCGCATCGGCCCCTGGCGCGTGACGTCGGCCCATGGGGAGGTAAGCAAGCGGGTGGAAATCCGCCGGGCCAGGAAACTGGCGGAAATTCAGGAACAGCGGCGTCAGGAAAGGCTGAAAGTCCAGGAGGAGCGCGCGTGGCAGGAAAAGAGCCGTGAGGGGAGCGGCTTTCACGCGGCCGGAACGGAGGGGAAGACGCCCCAGTGGAAATTGCGCCTCCAGCAGCGCATGAACGGGGAAACCGCCAATCACGAGGGACGACGCAGAAAAAGGAAACGGGACTGACTCCCGCGCTGTCTATTGCCTCATTGCCGGAAGGCTCTTCTCCGCCCGGAACAGTCTGGCGCCTTCCTGCGCCGGCTGTATGGCATGTCTCGGAAAAAAGTTTTATTTTACAAGGACTCGCGTATCATGCCGCCCGATTCATTAACTTCTGTGTGCTAACCACATTATGTCTGACAGAAAGCCTCCCATTCCACCCCGTCCCCCTAAATTTCCCGGCTCCGGAAAGCCCGAATCCCCCAACTGGGGCGTGTGGGTCATGGTTCTGCTCATTGTAGGCGTCCTTGCGTTCGGTTTTTTCACCCCTGAATCCTTTGGGCTGGGGCCCCGCAAGGAAAGCCTGGAATCCTTTGAAGCCCAGTACAAGGCGGGCAGGGTGGTCCTGAACGACCCGAAGGCCCCCGTGGAGGTGGTGCTGAATGAAAACGGTTCTGAAGGCGTGATTCACGCGCTGGTTTACAAGAAGGACATCCAGCCGAAGGTGGAAATGAAACCCTTCGTGCTGTCCTATTCCATGTCCCTGCCGGACCGTGACAAGCCTCTCCTGAATGAGCTCCCCAGCTACAGGGTGGCGGAAAGCCTGGACCGGACCGTGGAAGGGAAAAATGTTTCCATCATTCCTGAAGAAGCGCAGAAACTTTCCGTGCCTGAATTCAACCGCATGGCCCTGGAAGGGCGCATTGCGGGCGGCAATGAAGGCCTTATCCTGGCGGAAGACGGGAACCAGAACGTTTTAGTGGGGCAGATTGTCACCCGCATCTGGCCTGCGGCCACGGGGGACGCCTCCGTGGACAAGCAGCGCTTTGAACGGGTGGAAGTGCCCTTTACCCTGGAATTTCAGGGGGAGCGCGTCAAGCAGCTTCTGGGGCCGGATACCAA includes these proteins:
- a CDS encoding AAA family ATPase, which gives rise to MIHDLLVSGMTVFPGSEHFEFVPGINVVVGGNDSGKSHLLKLCYTVAKWSADGGRKSLPEKWAEEQRLRKDLMRVFASRGLAGLTARNRGNAHAHVEASMEGEGVPEGMGNLVFDFKAGHEEEGLTIQEMPLRFLNVPVVFLAAREVLTIYPSFVQVGSRFPEFLDGGSWDLCRYLDADAAAEPISTDAGRVVARLEKIIGGQVVKRDGRFFLQRPGQEPIEMSLVAEGFKRLGTLSYLIRNGSVKRGSVLFWDEPEMNLNASHLPVLVKTLTGLAKTGVQVILSSHSLFLLRELMIQLSEPRNAMVQRKFFGMSVPRGDRSGVRVSWGESLEDVGPIESLEAEIEQADRYLKLSYES